A window of the Lolium perenne isolate Kyuss_39 chromosome 7, Kyuss_2.0, whole genome shotgun sequence genome harbors these coding sequences:
- the LOC127313460 gene encoding putative F-box/LRR-repeat protein 9: MGIRSRRGTRDWAALPLDVLWTILSLVPQDDILRTAGLVCASWRRLALDEPLLWRRIDLPAEKDKDGNPPATWKARACAAVRRSAGRCESYRGRVNRDFLLFLAGNAPSLRSLHVTSRFDMLDEKFMTVLAKKLPMLEELVMSKGRIEHSSLAALVDHCPRLQLLDAGGCHTFNSIGESLQARLESKIKHLRLPRLQDVRFRGRIGLVRAVPFPPPTGRLGRQLKPVGM, translated from the exons ATGGGAATAAGATCGAGGAGGGGAACCAGGGACTGGGCGGCGCTGCCCCTCGACGTGCTATGGACCATCCTGAGCCTGGTCCCGCAAGACGACATCCTCCGCACAGCTGGGCTCGTGTGCGCCTCCTGGCGGCGGCTAGCCCTCGACGAGCCGCTGCTGTGGCGGCGTATCGACCTCCCCGCCGAAAAGGACAAGGACGGAAACCCGCCGGCGACGTGGAAGGCgagggcgtgtgccgccgtgcggcGCAGCGCCGGCCGCTGCGAGTCCTACCGCGGCCGCGTCAACCGTGACTTCCTGCTCTTCCTCGCCGGCAA CGCGCCGTCGCTGCGGAGCCTCCACGTGACGAGCCGGTTTGACATGCTCGACGAGAAGTTCATGACGGTGCTGGCGAAGAAGCTCCCTATGCTGGAGGAACTCGTGATGTCGAAAGGCCGGATCGAGCACTCCTCCTTGGCCGCTCTCGTCGACCACTGCCCACGGCTCCAGCTGCTTGACGCCGGCGGCTGTCACACTTTCAATTCGAtcggcgagtcgcttcaggcgagACTGGAGAGCAAGATCAAGCATCTCCGGCTGCCGCGCCTGCAGGATGTCCGCTTTAGAGGACGGATAGGGCTGGTGCGGGCGGTTCCTTTTCCTCCTCCGACGGGTCGTTTGGGCCGACAACTAAAACCGGTTGGGATGTGA
- the LOC127317821 gene encoding fatty-acid-binding protein 2 — MKPDRLIFANLGHGGVCMHKFPPEFPMSHDLGLTMVTHLGRLLGSSLQHRSQICSSGNVKVKEAFICLRKVARAFCFWFSRAYGPKSFSHIKQVTSHMHNLVRLQFGSLKEEHAVQMFLARLAQATLGRLWNDIEQKHASNLLTIAGFATIVPPFENISPKMLAESMAFGNIDGYFNRPADQPCLDGKRLSCCAVAVPSTIFQEDAVEPKTGIKFPAFLEDEASPATAVLVGVGFKGMKIMRVKNLNLYAFGLYMQPQSICEKLGPKYASVPTTKLKDDPDFYNDLLRENLHIRVRLVVNYNGLSIGAVRDVFEKSLGLRLQKMNPNTDYRCLKTFGSYFTEDIPIPAGTKIDFCQTSDGQLITEIDGRQISAVQSKDLCRAFFDMYIGDSPVSLEAKKEVARNVAGLMGRCL, encoded by the exons ATGAAGCCTGATCGGTTAATCTTCGCCAATCTTGGTCACGGTGGGGTGTGCATGCACAAGTTCCCGCCAGAGTTTCCGATGTCTCATGACCTTGGGTTGACCATGGTCACGCATCTCGGAAGATTGTTGGGGAGTTCCTTGCAGCATCGCAGCCAGATCTGCTCTTCAGGAAACGTGAAGGTTAAGGAAGCATTCATCTGCCTCAGGAAGGTTGCCAGAGCTTTCTGCTTCTGGTTTTCCAGAGCGTATGGTCCAAAGAGTTTCTCGCATATAAAGCAAGTGACCTCCCACATGCACAATTTGGTCAGATTGCAGTTTGGTTCTCTGAAAGAAGAACATGCTGTACAAATGTTCTTAGCTAGGCTTGCACAGGCAACACTTGGACGACTCTGGAATGATATTGAGCAGAAGCATGCCAGCAATCTTCTTACCATAGCTGGTTTTGCTACTATCGTGCCGCCATTTGAAAATAT ATCTCCAAAGATGCTTGCAGAGTCCATGGCGTTTGGAAATATTGATGGTTATTTTAACAGGCCGGCAGATCAGCCTTGTTTGGACGGGAAACGCCTAAGTTGTTGTGCTGTTGCTGTGCCAAGCACGATCTTTCAAGAAGATGCAGTTGAGCCAAAAACTGGAATCAAGTTCCCTGCATTTCTCGAAGATGAGGCCTCTCCAGCTAcagcg GTCCTTGTTGGAGTGGGTTTCAAAGGCATGAAAATAATGAGAGTCAAAAATTTGAACCTGTATGCTTTTGGTTTAT ATATGCAACCACAATCTATTTGTGAGAAGCTGGGTCCTAAGTATGCTTCAGTTCCAACCACCAAATTGAAGGATGATCCAGATTTCTATAATGATCTTCTGAG GGAAAACCTTCATATCAGAGTTAGGTTGGTAGTTAACTACAATGGCCTTAGCATTGGTGCAGTAAGAGA CGTATTTGAGAAGTCACTTGGCTTGCGTTTGCAGAAG ATGAATCCTAACACTGATTATCGTTGCTTGAAGACCTTTGGTTCTTACTTCACCGAAGATATTCCAATACCTGCT GGCACAAAGATTGACTTCTGCCAAACATCTGATGGCCAGCTAATAACGGAGA TTGATGGCAGGCAAATCAGTGCTGTTCAGAGCAAAGACCTTTGCA GGGCTTTCTTTGACATGTACATCGGCGATTCACCTGTCTCATTAGAGGCCAAAAAAGAAGTTGCCCGGAACGTGGCTGGGCTCATGGGTAGATGTCTATGA
- the LOC127316127 gene encoding putative F-box/LRR-repeat protein 9: protein MHLDLPWSAEQRNWAALPRDVLCIILSFVPQADILRGAGFVCASWRRLAQEEPLLWRRIDLAAATDENEDAPARWQAMARAAVLRSAGRCESFRGRVNGKFLLFLAHSAPSLRSIHVTSRFTTSSNKLIRVVAKKLSLLEQLVLSDDGLIYREASLAAFVEHCPRVELLDSGRCLHLSDRTLRTMVESSIKDLRRTGRFRGP from the exons ATGCATCTCGATCTTCCTTGGTCGGCGGAGCAGAGGAACTGGGCGGCGCTGCCCCGCGACGTGCTGTGTATCATCCTGAGCTTTGTCCCGCAGGCCGACATCCTCCGCGGCGCCGGCTTCGTGTGCGCCTCGTGGCGGCGGCTAGCTCAGGAAGAGCCTCTTCTCTGGCGGCGCATCGacctcgccgccgccaccgacgaGAACGAGGACGCCCCGGCGAGGTGGCAGGCGATGGCGCGCGCCGCCGTGCTGCGCAGCGCCGGCCGCTGCGAGTCCTTCCGCGGCCGCGTCAACGGCAAGTTCCTGCTCTTCCTCGCCCACAG CGCGCCATCGCTTCGGAGCATCCACGTGACGAGCCGATTTACCACGTCCAGCAACAAGCTCATCAGGGTGGTGGCGAAGAAGCTCTCTCTGCTGGAGCAGCTCGTGCTGTCGGACGACGGCCTGATCTACCGTGAAGCCtcgttggccgctttcgtcgaacACTGCCCACGCGTCGAACTGCTCGACTCCGGCCGCTGTTTGCATCTGAGCGACAGAACGCTGCGTACGATGGTGGAGAGCAGCATCAAGGATCTCCGGCGGACGGGACGTTTCAGGGGGCCGTGA
- the LOC127313461 gene encoding putative F-box/LRR-repeat protein 23 — MGIRSRKRNRTPAVDPHTSSPSHRRRRRLDSGRKDVFQDLPRSADDRDWAALPRDVLLVILSLLPQTEVLRGAGLACAPWRLVALDEPLLWRHIDLAGGNKKHVEGWQAMAFTAVRLSAGRCESYRGRVDRDVLIFLAHSAPSLRSLHVTCRFDMTCSEKFIAVVAKKIPMLEKLVLSNGLITLASLVVLADHCPRLQSIDAGGCRTTRALRSTEQSLRASLKSRIKDLRLPHPQFIGYRIVLHQLE; from the exons ATGGGGATAAGGTCGAGGAAGAGAAACAGAACCCCGGCAGTTGATCCACACACTTCTTCGCCgtcacaccgccgccgccgccggcttgACAGCGGCCGCAAGGACGTGTTCCAAGATCTACCTCGGTCGGCGGATGATAGGGACTGGGCGGCGCTGCCCCGCGACGTGCTGTTGGTCATCCTGAGCCTGCTCCCCCAAACCGAAGTCCTCCGTGGCGCGGGGCTGGCATGTGCCCCGTGGCGGCTAGTGGCCCTCGACGAGCCGCTGCTGTGGCGGCACATTGACCTCGCCGGCGGCAATAAAAAGCACGTTGAGGGGTGGCAAGCCATGGCGTTTACCGCCGTGCGGCTTAGCGCCGGCCGCTGTGAGTCCTACCGCGGCCGCGTCGACCGCGACGTCCTGATCTTCCTCGCCCACAG CGCGCCATCGCTGCGGAGCCTCCACGTGACGTGCCGGTTCGACATGACCTGCAGCGAGAAGTTCATCGCGGTGGTGGCGAAGAAGATCCCTATGCTGGAGAAGCTCGTGTTGTCGAACGGCCTGATCACGCTAGCTTCGTTGGTTGTTCTCGCGGACCACTGCCCTCGCCTCCAGTCAATCGATGCCGGCGGCTGTCGCACGACACGCGCCTTGCGCTCCACCGAACAATCGCTGCGAGCAAGTCTGAAGAGCAGGATCAAGGATCTCCGGCTGCCGCACCCGCAGTTCATAGGTTATAGGATAGTACTACATCAACTTGAGTGA